The region ATCGCCGTCGAGCGAACGCTCGTCGAAGAAGAGCTGGTAGCGCAGCCCGGAGCAGCCGCCGGGCTGAACGGCCACCCGCAGCGCGAGGTCCTCCCGGCCTTCCTGCTCCAGCAGGCTCTTGACCTTCGACGCGGCCGCGTCGGACAGGATGATGCCGTCGCTGACGGTGGTCTCGTCCTGAACGCTCATCTACATCTCTCCCGGGTTGTACGGACCGCTTGTCATCGGATGCAACCAGCTGCAACCGGAGACATCCCGGATTAATTCCGGCTGGGCGCAAATTGCCGAGAAGCGCTCCGGACGCCGTCCGGATCCAGCCTCTCGCCTTGTTCTCTCCTCATGCTCGCACACCGGCCGCCGGGAACACGTGGCCGACCGCACACGGCGGGGGTGCCGCGGGTGCTGATGCGTCACATCGACACAATGGCCATCGTCAAAGTGACGTGAAGCAGCTATGATAGATAGCGTCAAATAGACGAAAAGGTTCCCGGTGCCCGCGCCGGCTCCACTGATGCGGCTGCGCCGCGCTCATCGAAGAAAAGAGAGGGTGCGTGTTGTGACCACCGCCCAGCCCCTGGACGTCCAGCCGACCCCGCTGGCCCTGCTCCTCCTCGGTCGCGAGGCCGACCCGAAGAGCGAGCGCGGTGTGGAGTGCCCCGGCGATCTGCCGGCGCCGTCGGACCCCGACCTCGTCGAGCGCGCCCGCGCGGCCAAGGCAGAGCTCGGGGACAAGGTCTTCGTCCTGGGGCACCACTACCAGCGCGACGAGGTCATCGAGTTCGCCGATGTGACCGGCGACTCCTTCAAGCTCGCGCGGGACGCCGCCGCCCGGCCGGACGCCGAGTACATCGTCTTCTGCGGTGTGCACTTCATGGCGGAGTCCGCGGACATCCTCACCGGCGACGATCAGCAGGTGATCCTCCCCGACCTGGCCGCCGGCTGCTCGATGGCCGACATGGCCACCGCCGAGCAGGTCGCCGAGTGCTGGGACGTGCTCACCGAGGCCGGCGTCGCCGAACAGGTCGTCCCCGTCTCGTACATGAACTCCTCGGCCGACATCAAGGCCTTCACCGGCAAGCACGGCGGCACGATCTGCACGTCCTCCAACGCGAAGCGGGCGCTGGACTGGGCGTTCGAGCAGGGGGAGAAGGTGCTGTTCCTGCCCGACCAGCACCTGGGCCGCAACACCGCCGTCCGTGACATGGGCCTGTCCCTGGACGAC is a window of Streptomyces caniferus DNA encoding:
- the erpA gene encoding iron-sulfur cluster insertion protein ErpA, giving the protein MSVQDETTVSDGIILSDAAASKVKSLLEQEGREDLALRVAVQPGGCSGLRYQLFFDERSLDGDVVKDFDGVKVVTDRMSAPYLGGASIDFVDTIEKQGFTIDNPNATGSCACGDSFS
- the nadA gene encoding quinolinate synthase NadA, which produces MRVVTTAQPLDVQPTPLALLLLGREADPKSERGVECPGDLPAPSDPDLVERARAAKAELGDKVFVLGHHYQRDEVIEFADVTGDSFKLARDAAARPDAEYIVFCGVHFMAESADILTGDDQQVILPDLAAGCSMADMATAEQVAECWDVLTEAGVAEQVVPVSYMNSSADIKAFTGKHGGTICTSSNAKRALDWAFEQGEKVLFLPDQHLGRNTAVRDMGLSLDDCVVYNPHKPNGGLTAEELRAAKMILWRGHCSVHGRFSLDSVNDVRERIPGVNVLVHPECKHEVVAAADYVGSTEYIIKALEAAPRGSKWAIGTELNLVRRLANRFAAEDKEIVFLDKTVCFCSTMNRIDLPHLVWTLESLVAGKVVNRIQVDRETESFAKLALERMLALP